In a single window of the Aridibaculum aurantiacum genome:
- the gatC gene encoding Asp-tRNA(Asn)/Glu-tRNA(Gln) amidotransferase subunit GatC: MEVTNELVDHLAHLSRLTIQPHEKEAVRTDLEKMISFIEKLQEVDTTGVEPLMFMSDEVNVLRDDEVKGSVPREVAMLNAPTTDGVFFKVPKVIKK; the protein is encoded by the coding sequence ATGGAAGTAACAAACGAACTGGTAGATCACCTGGCACATCTTTCCAGGCTTACCATTCAACCACATGAAAAGGAAGCTGTGAGAACAGACCTTGAAAAAATGATCTCGTTCATAGAAAAGCTGCAGGAGGTGGATACCACTGGTGTAGAACCGCTGATGTTTATGAGCGATGAGGTAAATGTGCTGCGCGATGATGAGGTGAAAGGTTCCGTACCCAGGGAAGTTGCCATGCTTAATGCGCCTACTACTGATGGCGTTTTCTTCAAGGTTCCTAAAGTGATAAAGAAGTAG
- a CDS encoding ABC transporter ATP-binding protein, producing MTIPANSVIHLEKIQKSYFMGNQAIPVLKGIDLDIFRNEYVALMGPSGSGKSTLMNILGCLDSPTSGSYILNSKDVSKMADNDLAAIRNKEIGFIFQQFNLLPRLTAAENVALPLVYAGVGKKERLERAREVLAKVGLAERSHHKPNELSGGQIQRVAIARALVNNPSIILADEPTGNLDSKTSAEVMDIFGKIQAAGNTVVLVTHEEDIAAYAKRVVRLRDGIIESDTITAGRVAEFS from the coding sequence ATGACCATTCCTGCCAATTCTGTTATTCACCTGGAAAAAATTCAAAAAAGTTACTTCATGGGCAACCAGGCTATACCTGTTCTTAAGGGTATAGACCTTGATATTTTTCGCAATGAATACGTGGCTTTGATGGGGCCTTCTGGTTCGGGTAAGAGTACGCTGATGAATATACTGGGATGCCTTGATAGCCCTACCAGTGGCAGCTATATACTCAACAGCAAAGATGTAAGCAAGATGGCTGATAATGATCTTGCTGCTATCAGGAACAAAGAGATCGGATTTATTTTCCAGCAATTCAACCTGCTGCCGCGGCTAACTGCAGCAGAGAATGTAGCGCTTCCACTGGTTTATGCTGGTGTAGGTAAAAAAGAAAGATTGGAAAGAGCAAGAGAGGTACTGGCTAAGGTTGGACTGGCAGAAAGAAGTCATCATAAGCCGAATGAACTAAGTGGCGGACAAATACAACGTGTAGCCATTGCCCGTGCATTGGTAAATAATCCTTCTATTATACTGGCTGATGAACCTACAGGTAACCTTGATTCCAAAACATCTGCAGAGGTGATGGACATATTTGGAAAAATACAGGCAGCAGGAAATACGGTAGTGCTGGTAACACACGAAGAAGACATAGCAGCTTATGCTAAGCGAGTAGTAAGGCTTCGCGATGGTATAATAGAAAGTGATACAATAACAGCGGGAAGAGTAGCTGAATTCAGCTAA
- a CDS encoding cob(I)yrinic acid a,c-diamide adenosyltransferase yields the protein MAFKIYTKTGDKGKTSLIGGTKVAKSHIRIESYGTIDELNSFIGLLRDQLQDEEIKVFLKEVQDRLFTIGSSLACDPDKEPLMKIPDLKEEDIKVLEAAIDAMNEELPVMKNFILPGGHAAVSTAHICRCVCRRAERICVSMQEHEIFVEPLVIKYLNRLSDHLFVLARYIGHKLGVEEVAWKPRTA from the coding sequence ATGGCATTCAAGATATATACAAAGACAGGCGATAAAGGAAAGACCTCACTGATAGGAGGAACGAAAGTAGCAAAGAGTCATATACGCATAGAAAGCTACGGCACAATTGATGAACTGAATTCGTTCATTGGTTTGCTGCGCGATCAACTGCAGGATGAGGAGATAAAAGTTTTCCTGAAAGAGGTGCAGGACAGGTTGTTTACCATTGGTTCGTCACTGGCTTGCGATCCTGATAAAGAGCCGCTGATGAAAATACCAGACCTGAAGGAAGAAGATATAAAGGTGCTGGAAGCAGCTATTGATGCTATGAATGAAGAGCTGCCGGTGATGAAGAATTTTATACTTCCTGGTGGTCATGCTGCTGTATCCACTGCGCATATATGCCGCTGTGTATGCAGGCGCGCTGAAAGAATATGCGTGAGTATGCAAGAACATGAAATATTTGTAGAGCCGCTTGTAATTAAATACCTGAACCGCCTGAGCGACCACCTGTTTGTGCTGGCGCGTTACATCGGCCACAAGCTAGGAGTGGAGGAAGTGGCGTGGAAACCAAGAACAGCTTAA
- a CDS encoding ABC transporter ATP-binding protein, translated as MLTCRNIHKSYGDLQVLKGVDLEITKGEIVSIAGSSGAGKSTLLHILGTLDTADGGEISLNNKRIDTLRGRQLAKFRNTHIGFVFQFHHLLPEFNALENVCIPGWIAGRKKKEVSDRAVQLLKTLNLGHRLDNKPQQLSGGEQQRVAVARALINNPEIVFADEPTGNLDSTNARELHELFLHLRTQFNQTFLIVTHNEELAQISDRVIHMKDGKIVGE; from the coding sequence ATGCTTACCTGCCGCAATATTCATAAAAGTTATGGAGACCTACAGGTATTGAAAGGTGTAGACCTGGAAATAACCAAAGGCGAGATCGTAAGTATAGCCGGTTCTTCAGGTGCAGGTAAGAGTACGCTACTTCATATTTTGGGTACATTGGATACCGCCGATGGCGGAGAGATCTCACTTAACAACAAAAGAATTGATACACTACGAGGCAGGCAACTTGCCAAGTTTCGCAACACGCATATTGGTTTCGTCTTCCAGTTTCACCACCTACTTCCCGAGTTTAATGCACTGGAAAATGTTTGCATCCCTGGCTGGATAGCAGGCCGCAAAAAGAAAGAAGTTTCGGATCGCGCCGTGCAACTGCTCAAAACGCTTAATCTTGGCCACAGGCTGGATAACAAGCCACAACAACTAAGTGGAGGAGAACAACAACGGGTAGCGGTAGCCCGTGCACTCATCAATAATCCTGAAATTGTTTTTGCAGATGAACCAACCGGTAACCTCGACAGTACCAATGCCCGCGAACTACACGAACTGTTCCTTCACCTGCGCACCCAGTTCAACCAAACTTTTCTGATAGTTACACACAACGAAGAGCTCGCTCAAATCAGCGATCGTGTGATACATATGAAGGATGGGAAGATTGTGGGGGAATGA
- a CDS encoding DUF2795 domain-containing protein, whose product MFWTLELASYLEEAPWPATKDELIDYSIRSGAPIEVVENLQELDDEGEVYESIEDIWPDYPSQDDFMFNEDEY is encoded by the coding sequence ATGTTTTGGACACTTGAATTAGCCAGTTATCTAGAAGAGGCCCCTTGGCCAGCAACAAAAGACGAGCTGATCGATTACTCTATCAGATCAGGGGCGCCAATTGAAGTGGTTGAAAACCTGCAGGAACTTGATGACGAAGGTGAAGTGTATGAAAGCATAGAAGACATCTGGCCTGACTATCCTAGCCAGGACGACTTTATGTTCAACGAGGACGAGTACTAA
- a CDS encoding SemiSWEET family sugar transporter, with translation MIWYDYFGYIGSFLTSITFIPQVYKAWKTKSVGDLSMWMMLIVITSATLWLIYGIGINSGPVMVANSMVLLMALILVYFKFSFKQ, from the coding sequence ATGATTTGGTACGACTACTTTGGATACATCGGCTCCTTTCTCACATCCATCACCTTTATTCCGCAGGTATACAAAGCATGGAAGACCAAAAGCGTTGGCGACCTTAGCATGTGGATGATGCTCATCGTCATTACCAGTGCTACACTCTGGCTTATCTATGGCATTGGTATCAACAGCGGACCGGTAATGGTGGCCAATAGTATGGTGTTGCTCATGGCGTTGATACTGGTTTATTTCAAATTCAGCTTCAAGCAATAG
- a CDS encoding enoyl-ACP reductase FabI codes for MAYNLLKGKKGIIFGALNDQSIAWKTAQQCYAEGAQIVLTNAPIALRMGEINKLAEECGNAPVIGADVTNMDDLKNLFEKSMEHFSGKVDFILHSVGMSLNIRKGFHYTKLNHDFQHKTLDISALSLHRVLQTAYELDAISEWGSVVALTYIAAQRVFPDYNEMADAKALLESITRSFGYHYGVKNKVRINTVSQSPTRTTAGSGVKGFDGFISFAEKMSPLGNADALDCANYCVALFSDLTRFVTMQNLFHDGGFSFTGVTAEVIEQMEK; via the coding sequence ATGGCTTACAATCTATTGAAGGGAAAGAAAGGGATCATATTTGGTGCATTGAACGATCAGTCTATTGCCTGGAAAACCGCTCAACAATGTTATGCTGAAGGAGCACAGATAGTACTTACAAACGCACCCATCGCATTGCGCATGGGCGAAATAAATAAACTGGCTGAAGAATGTGGTAACGCTCCTGTTATTGGCGCCGATGTTACCAACATGGACGACCTGAAGAACCTGTTTGAAAAATCAATGGAGCACTTTAGTGGAAAGGTTGATTTTATTCTTCACAGCGTGGGCATGAGCCTCAACATTCGCAAAGGATTTCATTATACCAAGCTCAACCACGACTTCCAGCACAAGACGCTTGATATTTCTGCATTGAGCCTGCACCGTGTGTTGCAGACAGCTTACGAACTGGATGCTATCAGCGAATGGGGAAGTGTAGTTGCGCTTACTTATATAGCTGCACAGCGTGTGTTTCCTGATTACAACGAAATGGCCGATGCCAAAGCTTTGCTTGAAAGCATCACCCGCAGTTTTGGGTACCACTATGGTGTAAAAAACAAAGTGCGCATCAATACTGTTAGCCAGTCGCCAACCCGCACTACTGCCGGCAGCGGCGTTAAAGGCTTCGATGGCTTTATATCGTTCGCAGAAAAGATGAGCCCGCTGGGCAATGCCGATGCATTGGATTGCGCCAACTATTGTGTGGCATTATTCAGCGATCTTACACGTTTTGTCACCATGCAGAACCTCTTCCACGATGGCGGCTTTAGCTTCACAGGTGTAACCGCTGAAGTGATAGAGCAGATGGAGAAATAG
- the recN gene encoding DNA repair protein RecN: MLRKLDIHNYAIIDSLEIFFPGSLSIITGETGAGKSILMGALSLILGERADSSVLQNREKKCVVEGFFTVDGKSAVKQFIEENELDNEAELVIRREIAVNGKSRAFINDTPATLQQLKELASLLVDLHQQFDTLEIGDSDFQREVLDALAANNDLLGEYQHAYRKWQQQLAELRKLQAEKDSFQKEADYHQFIFNELDQLQLADNELEDLENELKLLENAEGIKTSLTKVFFELKESEQPIIPQLKQLANQLVGYADYHPALPAIVERLYSAQLELQDIADELDGVNDHINFDQERVDQVNDRLSAGYKLLKKHGVQTTKQLIEIRDEISSKLQAVLNIDDTILEKQQQVETLHQSCTTLAENLSQRRQEQTPSFEENVNRLLAQVGMPNARLKVQIAPSALHAFGADAIEFLFDANKSNRFEPIRKVASGGELSRLMLCIKSLVAESMDLPTLIFDEIDTGISGEAAKQVGVIMKELATARQVICITHQPQIAGKANAHFFVYKQIKNDSITTNIKQLTQDERITAIAQMLSGEKPTAAALENAREMVMN, from the coding sequence ATGCTACGCAAGCTGGATATACACAACTACGCAATAATCGATTCGCTGGAGATCTTCTTTCCCGGCAGCCTGAGCATTATAACCGGTGAAACAGGCGCTGGAAAGAGTATTTTGATGGGCGCACTGAGCCTTATACTGGGTGAAAGAGCTGACAGTTCTGTGCTGCAGAACCGGGAAAAGAAATGCGTGGTCGAAGGATTTTTTACTGTAGACGGCAAGTCGGCAGTGAAGCAATTCATAGAGGAGAACGAGCTGGATAATGAAGCTGAACTGGTGATCAGGAGAGAGATAGCAGTGAATGGAAAATCGAGAGCATTTATAAACGATACACCTGCCACTTTGCAGCAACTAAAAGAGCTGGCATCGCTGCTGGTAGACCTGCACCAGCAGTTCGACACGTTAGAAATAGGCGACAGTGATTTTCAACGCGAGGTGTTAGATGCTCTTGCCGCTAATAACGACCTGCTAGGTGAGTACCAGCATGCATATCGCAAGTGGCAGCAACAACTAGCCGAGCTGAGGAAATTGCAGGCAGAAAAGGATAGCTTTCAAAAGGAAGCAGATTATCACCAATTCATCTTCAATGAGCTGGACCAACTACAGCTGGCAGACAATGAGCTGGAAGACCTGGAAAACGAATTGAAGCTGCTGGAAAATGCAGAAGGCATCAAGACTTCGCTCACCAAGGTTTTCTTCGAGCTAAAGGAAAGCGAACAACCTATTATACCACAACTAAAACAACTGGCAAACCAGCTGGTTGGTTATGCTGACTATCATCCTGCTTTACCTGCTATTGTAGAAAGATTGTACAGCGCCCAGCTAGAACTGCAGGATATAGCCGATGAATTAGATGGTGTAAATGACCACATCAACTTTGACCAGGAGCGGGTAGACCAGGTGAATGATCGTTTGTCTGCAGGTTATAAACTGCTGAAGAAGCATGGTGTACAAACCACAAAGCAACTCATTGAGATAAGAGACGAGATAAGCAGCAAACTCCAGGCTGTCCTTAATATTGATGACACCATACTGGAAAAACAACAACAGGTAGAGACACTGCACCAGTCATGTACAACGCTGGCAGAAAACCTTTCGCAGCGCAGGCAGGAGCAAACTCCGTCTTTTGAAGAAAATGTTAATCGCTTACTGGCGCAGGTAGGTATGCCCAATGCTAGACTAAAGGTGCAAATAGCACCTTCAGCACTGCATGCCTTTGGTGCCGATGCTATAGAATTCCTGTTTGATGCCAACAAGAGCAATCGTTTTGAACCGATACGCAAAGTGGCCAGCGGTGGAGAACTTAGCCGCCTGATGCTATGCATCAAATCACTGGTTGCAGAGTCAATGGATCTTCCTACGCTCATTTTCGATGAAATAGACACAGGTATATCCGGGGAAGCAGCAAAACAGGTAGGAGTAATTATGAAAGAACTTGCCACTGCCCGCCAGGTAATTTGCATCACACACCAGCCGCAGATAGCCGGCAAGGCCAATGCGCACTTCTTTGTTTACAAGCAAATAAAGAACGACAGCATCACTACCAACATAAAACAGCTAACGCAGGATGAGCGCATCACAGCTATAGCCCAAATGCTAAGCGGTGAAAAACCAACCGCAGCAGCATTGGAAAATGCACGCGAAATGGTGATGAATTAA
- a CDS encoding YceI family protein: protein MKIALALVAVSFAGLAFKYSSTAVQMNVETNASKVEWAATKKTGYHQGIMKVKSGNVQVEGGKLVGGKFVIDVTSINATDFENPVENNFVKHLKSKDFLETETYPEATFEITKVDYKDEKNVVLNGTFTMKNVSLPLSFPATINNADEKRFFGFAHFTFDRTLWNVMYDTNRASKDVNIGVYLFAVPAEAAK from the coding sequence ATGAAAATAGCTTTAGCGCTAGTCGCAGTATCTTTTGCCGGGTTGGCATTCAAGTATTCATCTACAGCTGTGCAAATGAATGTAGAAACAAATGCAAGTAAAGTAGAATGGGCAGCCACTAAAAAGACCGGTTACCACCAGGGAATTATGAAAGTAAAAAGTGGTAATGTACAGGTAGAAGGTGGTAAACTGGTAGGAGGTAAATTCGTTATTGATGTTACTTCTATTAATGCTACTGATTTTGAAAACCCTGTTGAGAACAACTTTGTAAAGCACCTGAAGAGCAAAGATTTTCTTGAAACAGAAACATACCCTGAGGCAACTTTCGAGATAACTAAAGTTGATTACAAAGACGAGAAAAACGTGGTGCTGAACGGAACTTTCACCATGAAGAACGTTTCTCTACCTCTGTCATTTCCTGCTACTATCAACAATGCAGATGAAAAGCGTTTCTTCGGTTTTGCACACTTTACATTCGATCGCACTTTGTGGAATGTAATGTACGACACCAACCGCGCCAGCAAAGATGTAAACATTGGTGTTTATCTTTTTGCAGTGCCAGCTGAAGCAGCTAAATAA
- a CDS encoding S8 family peptidase, whose translation MLLITLFIFSGSYAQNLLPGQKIDPILKQRFSEVKADPSKAEQKFSGIYVLEPTEGFTETGRLEKRYEVIVYTKDAAALRETGIVINSVLPKFVTAWATIDQVEQLAQMKEVDFVAAPQVEFLANDVSVGQAGASLLHNGRLNNTTYKGRNVLVAIYDTGVDWKHLDFRHADDTTKSRILRIWDQTLTAQTGEAPPTGFSYGVEYTQTQINDEIDGTPTGVVRQKDTNGHGTHVAGTAAGNGAALPSRKYAGMAPESDIIVIKGGESSFNESRMIDGLTYAQNLSNTLGRPIVVNWSIGGQTGAHDGTRAYEVAVDNFTTAAPGRVVVISAGNDNGSNIHRRLNLEPGASGTIVINVPSGTAGTDVFQFSLFSNTTGDLVATGTAPSGETTVANPGDAKVEPVLGGSFNMRVTNQIYSLNGLRYVNFYITRTGSNTTNPQGTWTLEVTNTSATAVVLDGWLNYRSSSFSGTTLQNGDNELLVGSPGNAATAITVASYIGRNSWYSQPNNSGQFLSTVRMDSISPFSARGPRRDGVLKPEIAAVGQMVVSALSSDMSASASSTAVTGLYRSINGTSMAAPGVAGSAALLLQANPNATAAQIKTLLTSTATKDAMTELVGPTPNPTWGHGKLDVYKAASAMFNCLPAQRKMLQYDASTRNSEESGMTLSNHRVAVRFTPDMTGKLGGVLFHTSLTSTSLLLEIRDNNAGVPGAVLGSMIIDSVLAARYTYNYIDVSHLDVSVTNGVDYFVVLSRSPSSTAAWSLRRESIALDNRSLTSTDNTTWTNPGVDYKIRSVVYHNVQVSGPIAQNNSTDIRNINTSNLFLNNVCEAIVQIEPNGLNPVSGVVTSKVWKQPTVQLYNNEPYVQRHYEITPVTNTSTATGRVTLFFTQAEFDAFNNHPGSDLNLPTGPTDDAGKANLRVMQFPGTSNDGSGTPHSYTGTPTMIDPADGNIIWNTQANRWEVTFDVVGFSGFIVMTDETTLPIVIEHFRGISNGSVNELNWKVNCANTAATFEVERSGNGTVFHSIGTIRASQARCSQPFDHIDATPLAGKNFYRIKMTDATGKIHYTHVILLQIGKAITSTLYPTIIHPGQNVQVNFAGATGTLYITDAAGRRLHQAILTTGAQSIQLPINTPGMYFYNIVDEQNQVTTGKIVIR comes from the coding sequence ATGCTGTTGATTACGTTATTCATCTTCTCCGGCAGCTATGCGCAGAACCTGCTTCCCGGGCAGAAGATCGATCCTATTTTGAAGCAGCGTTTCAGCGAGGTAAAAGCAGATCCTTCAAAAGCAGAACAGAAATTCTCCGGCATCTATGTTTTGGAACCAACAGAAGGATTTACAGAAACAGGCCGGCTGGAGAAAAGGTACGAGGTTATTGTTTATACCAAGGATGCAGCTGCTTTGAGAGAAACTGGTATTGTCATTAATTCGGTACTACCAAAATTTGTTACTGCATGGGCTACTATAGACCAGGTAGAACAGCTGGCACAAATGAAAGAAGTTGATTTTGTAGCAGCGCCACAAGTTGAATTCCTGGCCAATGATGTTTCTGTAGGACAGGCAGGAGCATCTTTGCTGCACAATGGCAGGCTAAACAACACCACGTACAAAGGCCGCAATGTGCTGGTGGCCATTTACGATACTGGCGTAGATTGGAAGCACCTTGACTTCAGGCATGCTGATGATACCACCAAGAGCAGGATCTTGCGCATCTGGGATCAAACGCTCACTGCACAAACTGGTGAGGCGCCACCTACAGGATTTAGCTATGGCGTAGAGTACACTCAAACGCAGATAAATGATGAAATAGATGGGACGCCTACTGGCGTTGTTCGCCAGAAAGATACTAACGGCCACGGCACTCACGTAGCAGGTACAGCTGCTGGCAATGGCGCTGCACTGCCATCAAGAAAATATGCTGGTATGGCACCAGAGTCTGACATCATTGTTATAAAGGGTGGTGAGAGTTCTTTTAACGAAAGCAGGATGATAGACGGGCTGACCTATGCGCAAAATCTATCCAATACTTTAGGAAGACCTATTGTGGTAAACTGGAGTATAGGTGGACAAACAGGTGCTCATGATGGTACCCGCGCATATGAAGTTGCTGTAGATAATTTTACCACAGCAGCACCTGGTCGTGTTGTAGTTATTTCTGCAGGAAATGATAATGGAAGTAATATCCACCGCCGGCTAAACCTGGAGCCAGGCGCTTCGGGCACCATTGTGATAAATGTACCAAGTGGCACAGCCGGAACAGATGTTTTCCAGTTCTCTCTCTTTTCTAATACTACAGGTGATCTTGTTGCTACAGGCACTGCACCATCTGGTGAAACGACGGTTGCAAATCCCGGAGATGCCAAAGTAGAACCTGTATTAGGTGGTTCTTTTAATATGCGTGTTACCAACCAGATATACAGTCTCAATGGACTTCGCTATGTCAATTTCTACATCACACGTACTGGTTCAAACACTACCAATCCACAAGGCACGTGGACATTAGAAGTAACCAATACCTCTGCCACTGCAGTAGTGCTGGATGGCTGGTTAAATTACAGAAGTTCATCCTTTAGCGGCACTACCCTTCAGAACGGTGACAACGAATTGCTGGTAGGTTCTCCCGGTAATGCAGCAACCGCTATAACAGTTGCTTCTTATATCGGCAGAAACTCATGGTACTCACAACCGAACAACAGCGGCCAATTTCTATCAACAGTAAGAATGGACAGTATATCACCATTTAGTGCACGTGGCCCCAGGAGAGATGGAGTACTAAAACCTGAAATTGCAGCTGTAGGACAAATGGTGGTTTCAGCACTATCATCTGATATGTCAGCAAGTGCATCCAGCACCGCTGTTACCGGATTGTACCGTAGTATAAATGGTACGAGTATGGCGGCACCGGGTGTAGCTGGTTCGGCCGCTCTTCTGCTTCAAGCAAATCCTAATGCAACAGCTGCGCAGATCAAAACACTGCTCACTTCTACGGCAACAAAAGATGCAATGACAGAATTGGTAGGTCCAACACCAAATCCTACATGGGGTCATGGGAAACTGGATGTTTATAAGGCAGCATCTGCTATGTTCAATTGTTTACCTGCACAACGAAAGATGTTGCAATACGATGCATCTACACGCAATAGCGAAGAATCAGGCATGACCCTTAGCAATCACCGTGTAGCTGTTCGTTTTACACCTGATATGACAGGCAAACTGGGCGGTGTGCTGTTCCATACCTCTCTTACCTCCACCAGTTTATTATTAGAAATAAGAGACAACAATGCTGGTGTACCAGGCGCCGTATTAGGTTCTATGATCATAGACTCTGTTTTGGCAGCACGCTATACGTATAACTATATTGATGTTAGCCATCTTGATGTTTCTGTAACCAATGGTGTTGATTACTTCGTGGTGCTGTCGCGCAGCCCAAGCAGTACTGCAGCGTGGAGTTTGCGCAGAGAAAGCATTGCGTTGGACAACAGGAGCCTTACCTCTACCGACAACACTACATGGACCAATCCAGGTGTAGATTACAAGATCCGGTCAGTGGTCTATCACAATGTACAGGTGTCAGGACCTATTGCACAAAACAATTCAACAGACATCAGGAATATCAATACCAGCAACCTGTTCCTGAATAATGTTTGTGAAGCTATTGTGCAAATTGAACCAAACGGGTTGAACCCTGTAAGCGGCGTGGTAACCAGTAAAGTATGGAAACAACCAACTGTACAACTGTACAACAATGAACCATATGTGCAGCGCCATTACGAGATCACTCCTGTAACGAATACATCTACAGCTACCGGAAGAGTGACTTTGTTTTTTACCCAGGCAGAGTTTGATGCTTTCAACAATCACCCGGGCAGCGACCTGAACCTGCCTACTGGTCCGACAGACGATGCAGGAAAAGCGAACCTGCGTGTAATGCAGTTCCCGGGCACCAGCAACGACGGAAGCGGCACACCTCACTCCTACACCGGCACACCAACAATGATAGATCCTGCAGATGGCAACATCATCTGGAATACACAGGCAAATCGTTGGGAAGTGACTTTTGATGTAGTTGGCTTCAGTGGCTTTATAGTAATGACTGATGAGACCACGCTTCCAATAGTTATAGAGCATTTCAGGGGCATAAGCAATGGCAGTGTGAACGAATTGAACTGGAAGGTTAATTGTGCCAACACTGCTGCCACTTTCGAAGTTGAAAGAAGTGGTAACGGAACGGTTTTCCATTCTATTGGAACAATCCGTGCATCGCAGGCTCGTTGCTCACAGCCTTTCGATCACATAGACGCTACTCCACTTGCTGGTAAGAATTTCTATCGTATAAAAATGACAGATGCAACAGGTAAGATCCATTACACACATGTCATTTTACTGCAAATAGGAAAAGCTATCACCAGCACCCTGTACCCTACCATTATTCATCCGGGACAGAATGTACAGGTAAACTTTGCTGGTGCAACAGGAACTCTTTATATAACTGATGCAGCAGGAAGACGTTTGCACCAGGCTATACTGACTACTGGTGCGCAAAGTATACAACTACCTATCAATACTCCAGGTATGTACTTCTACAATATTGTAGATGAGCAAAACCAGGTAACCACAGGGAAGATCGTAATCAGGTAA